A region from the Helcococcus ovis genome encodes:
- the rpsI gene encoding 30S ribosomal protein S9, with amino-acid sequence MSEQFYGTGRRKSAVARVRLLPGQGTFTINGKDIEEYFGYETLKELAKSPLKLTEKLGQFDVKVNVKGGGFTGQAGAIRHGVSRALLEVDEELKPVLKRAGFLTRDSRKKERKKPGLKKARKSSQFSKR; translated from the coding sequence ATGAGCGAACAATTTTACGGTACAGGAAGAAGAAAATCTGCTGTAGCAAGAGTTAGACTTTTACCTGGACAAGGAACATTCACAATTAATGGAAAAGATATTGAAGAATATTTTGGATATGAAACACTTAAAGAATTAGCAAAATCTCCTTTAAAATTAACAGAAAAATTAGGACAATTTGATGTTAAAGTTAACGTTAAAGGTGGTGGATTCACAGGTCAAGCAGGAGCTATCAGACATGGTGTATCAAGAGCTTTATTAGAAGTTGATGAAGAATTAAAGCCAGTATTAAAAAGAGCAGGTTTCTTGACAAGAGATTCAAGAAAGAAGGAAAGAAAGAAACCAGGTTTAAAGAAAGCAAGAAAATCATCACAATTCTCAAAGAGATAA
- a CDS encoding tyrosine-type recombinase/integrase encodes MAKRLKLPNGFGSVYTLNGKRRKKYAARITINSSPDGKQIRKYIGYYAKYADALNALSEYNTNPYDVDLSKFTLLESYENYKKWKFPDLSNSSILGYQAAFNHVSILHNKALIYITSDDLQNILDDKSIGNGIKRKIIVLFNQLYSYYCEDIPQLKKITNKLRIKSFVKIDNADVKEKVFTMDEIQTLWDNINNFNDLDIILILLYTGFRINELLMLKTKNVHLEEGYLQGGNKTKNSINRKIPIHSKIKKFIEKRYDPDKEYLIRNKFDERFKYSNFKRERFERIMTSLNMKHTPHDTRHTVATYLQINGADKIAIRQILGHAGKDITEEVYTHAIIENLSKNIELLK; translated from the coding sequence ATGGCTAAAAGATTAAAATTACCTAATGGATTCGGTAGTGTTTATACACTAAATGGTAAAAGAAGAAAAAAATATGCCGCACGAATTACTATTAACTCAAGTCCAGATGGCAAACAAATTAGGAAATATATAGGCTATTATGCAAAATATGCTGATGCATTAAATGCTTTATCAGAATATAATACAAATCCCTATGATGTTGATCTAAGTAAATTCACTCTTTTAGAGTCTTATGAAAATTACAAAAAATGGAAATTTCCAGATTTATCAAATAGTTCTATATTAGGCTATCAAGCTGCTTTTAATCATGTATCAATTCTTCATAATAAAGCACTGATATATATTACATCTGATGATTTACAAAATATACTTGATGATAAAAGTATAGGTAATGGAATTAAAAGAAAAATCATAGTGTTGTTTAATCAGTTATATTCATACTATTGCGAAGATATACCTCAATTAAAAAAAATAACCAATAAACTTAGAATTAAATCATTTGTTAAAATTGATAATGCTGATGTAAAAGAAAAAGTATTTACAATGGACGAAATACAAACATTATGGGATAACATAAATAATTTTAATGATTTAGATATAATATTAATACTTTTATATACTGGATTTAGAATAAATGAATTATTAATGTTAAAAACAAAAAATGTTCATTTAGAAGAAGGTTATTTACAAGGTGGAAATAAAACAAAAAATAGTATAAATAGAAAAATTCCTATCCATTCCAAAATTAAAAAATTTATTGAAAAAAGATATGATCCTGATAAGGAATACTTGATAAGAAATAAATTTGATGAAAGGTTTAAGTATAGTAATTTTAAAAGAGAGAGATTTGAAAGAATAATGACATCATTAAATATGAAACATACTCCTCATGATACAAGGCATACAGTTGCAACATATTTACAAATTAATGGTGCAGACAAAATTGCTATAAGACAAATATTAGGACACGCAGGTAAAGATATAACTGAAGAAGTATATACTCATGCAATAATAGAAAATCTATCAAAAAATATAGAATTATTAAAATAA